The Amblyomma americanum isolate KBUSLIRL-KWMA chromosome 6, ASM5285725v1, whole genome shotgun sequence genome has a window encoding:
- the LOC144093806 gene encoding uncharacterized protein LOC144093806: MFSLESNNMWLVNSQHAAEGGLEGLPTTPHLAVIGSSMGDIKKIIVAVDSTRSLEKAMGLLLGAFFVFNVAYPPDCPLTMELLQRYLGQSNPTKGRGKGRACGIAPKLLSLLNAL; the protein is encoded by the exons atgttttctctggagtctaataacatgtggcttgtgaattcccagcatgcagctgaaggggggctggaaggactgccaacaactccgcaccttgctgtgattg gatcaagcatgggggacataaagaagatcatcgttgcagtggattctacaagaagtcttgagaaggccatgggcctcctccttggtgccttctttgtgttcaacgttgcgtaccctcccgactgccccctcaccatggagcttttgcagcg gtaccttgggcagagcaacccaacgaaagggcgcggcaaaggcagggcctgcggaatcgcaccaaagttgctgagcctgctgaatgcactttaa